GTCAGCAATACCAGTCAATCAGGAAGCCCCGCCGATCGCAGGTGGCCGAGCCAGGTGTCCAATGCCTCGCCACGAAACGGGCAGCGCGGCGCGTAGGACGAAATGCGGAATCCGGGTTGAATTTCCAAATAGCGGCGCGCCGCCTCCGCCGCTTCTTCACGACGGCCCAGCGCACCAAGCGTGGCGATGAGCAGGCGATGATTGAAGCGAATAAGTCCGTTGCGGTTCAGTGCGCCACGCACCCACTCCAATGCCTGCTCATAATCGCCATTGACGTAGTGAGCCTGGCCGAACAATCCCTCGTGCCAGAACGAGCGCGCGTCGAGCGGCGAGAGCCGGACGCCCTGCTCACCCTGGTGCAGGGCGGCAGGGCCATCGCCAAGAAAGCCGGATGTTGCGCTTGCCATGGTCCAGGCCATGGCTGAACTCGGGCCAGCGGCAATGGCGCGGTCCAAGGCTATCCTTGCGCCTTGAAAGTCGTGCAGCAGGAATGACTGGACGTGACCGTACACCGCCAGCGCAAATGCATCGTCGCCGCCTCGATCGATCGCCTCCTTGGCGTATCGGGCGCCGGCGATGGCATCCCCCTCGGGATCCGGAGATCCGATTTCCCCGATCCGGAACACGTACCACAGCGCGACGTAGGAATAGGCCAGCGAAAAATTGGGGTCGTATGAAATGGCTTGCTCGAGCAGGCCGCGCGCCTTGGAAAAGGAATCGTAGTCCATCCGGTACAGCAGATCGAGCGCCTGCAACACGAGGTCGTAGGCGGTCAGGTTCTGCGGATGCTTGCGCATCGATCGCATCAGCTCGCGCTCGCGAACCTGCGGCGCGATCTGTCTTACGACATTGACGGCAATCCGATCCTGGAGCGCAAACAGCTCGCGAAGGTCGCCTTCGTGCAAATCCGAACGAATGACCTCGCCCGACTCGGCGTCGCTGAGCTCGGTCACGATGCGGACCGAAGTCATCGTCCTCTGAATCCCGCCATAGAGGACATAGCGAACCCCGAGCCGACGTCCGATCTCGCGCACATCGACGTTGCGGCCGCTGAAGCCGAGGCTGGACCCGCGCGATACGACGAAAAGCTCCTTGAGCCCGGCAAGGCCGCGAATGATGTCGTCGACGACACCATCGGCGAAATAACCCTCTTCCGGCGTGGCCAGGTTCATGCGGAACGGCAGCACGGCAATCGAGGGGCGGGGTTCTGAGCCCACCGGGGCTTCGCCGACCAGCTTCGCGGGCTGCATGGGTCGGTGCAGCGCATACACGCGGACAGGCCGGCCCATGTTGCGAAGATGCAGGTCGCCAAGGTCAATCACGCTGACGTCCAGGTCCTGGCCGATCTGCTCCGCAACGGCTCCCGACACCACGACGCCGCCCGCTTGCGCATAGTTCTGCAGGCGCGCCGCGATGTTCACGCCCTCGCCGTAGACGTCATCCTCTTCGACGATGATGTCTGCGGCATTCAGCCCGATGCGAAAGCTGATGCGCTCGTCGGCGGGCATCGCGGCCGTGTTCACGGCCAGGGCTTCTTGCAGCGACAGAGCGCACCGCGTTGCATCGCGCGCGGTATCGAATGTCGCGAGGAAGCCGTCGCCGGTATTCTTGACGATCCTTCCGTTCTGCGCCGTGACGCCCGGGTCGAGGATTTCCGAGCGCAATTGCATCAGCCGGGTGTGGGTGTTTTCCTCGTGCGCCTCCATCAAGCGCGTATACCCGACCACGTCCGCCGCAAGGATTGCCGCAAGACGTCGGCGAACTTCCGGGACTGATGGGGTCATCATCATATTATTGATACTTCTGCAAAATTTTACTGATACGCGACTAAAATCCGGCACAAGGAAAAGGACATCAACGTGAAAAGAATATCTGCATCAAGGTTATAAAGGAAGGCTTCATCCGGCAGGGTGTGCCGACCGACCGGGCTGGTACAGTATACTGTTTGCAACCTTTGAGGAGGCGTTCGTGCCTTGCGCATGCAACGCAACTGCGCCCCTTGACTGCATGGCTGGATCATCGTTGCGGCGAAACGCGTCACCATTGATCTGCGTCAATGCAGGAAATGGAATTGTCCGTTCTGGCCGCCGATCGTGGGCGAGTTCGGCCGGGAGCGCGGCGTTACCGCGGGAGCAATCGTCATCATTGTATCCGGTGCCGCCCGCCGCCCGGTCGAGCGTGCTCGGAATTTCCGCAGGCAACGGAAGATCAGCTGGCATGGCCGAGGGCTTCGACATCGTGCGCGAGTTTGCCGCGCCGGACCTAACTGTCTATGAATTGCTTCACACAATTCGGGCTGTTGATCGAGCGAATTGACGCGGGCTGGTGGAATACCGGCCTGTGAAGCCAACCTTGTCGGTCCATGGGACTTGACCGTCAGCGGACGCGGGCTGAAACAGGTATCGTCCTCTGACCCTGGCAACCAAGACCCCTCATGCGACTTCCCTTCTTCTACGGCTGGATCATCGTCGCGGTGACGTTCGTCACCATGGCGATCGGCGTCAATGCGCGAACGGCGTTCTCGCTGTTCTATCCGCCGATCATCTCCGAATTCGGCTGGGAGCGCGGCGTTACCGCGGGCGCATTCTCGTTCGGCTTCGTTGCCTCGGCGATCGCGAGCCCGCTGATCGGCCGGCTTATGGACCGCGGCGGGCCGCGCGCGGTGATGGAGCTTGGTGTCCTGTTGATGGGCTCAGGCCTGCTGCTGGCCCCGCTGACCACGCAGCCCTGGCACCTCTATCTCACCATCGGCGTGCTGGTCGGCGCCGGCAGCGTCTGCCTCGGCTATTCCGGGCAATCGCTGTTCGTGCCGAACTGGTTCCTCCGCCGCCGCGGGCTGGCGATCGGGCTCGCCTTCGCCGGTGTCGGCATCGGCTCGGTGACGCTGCTGCCATGGGTGCAGCATATGATCGAGCATACCGGCTGGCGCACCGCCTG
This Bradyrhizobium sp. CCBAU 53421 DNA region includes the following protein-coding sequences:
- a CDS encoding adenylate/guanylate cyclase domain-containing protein, which gives rise to MTPSVPEVRRRLAAILAADVVGYTRLMEAHEENTHTRLMQLRSEILDPGVTAQNGRIVKNTGDGFLATFDTARDATRCALSLQEALAVNTAAMPADERISFRIGLNAADIIVEEDDVYGEGVNIAARLQNYAQAGGVVVSGAVAEQIGQDLDVSVIDLGDLHLRNMGRPVRVYALHRPMQPAKLVGEAPVGSEPRPSIAVLPFRMNLATPEEGYFADGVVDDIIRGLAGLKELFVVSRGSSLGFSGRNVDVREIGRRLGVRYVLYGGIQRTMTSVRIVTELSDAESGEVIRSDLHEGDLRELFALQDRIAVNVVRQIAPQVRERELMRSMRKHPQNLTAYDLVLQALDLLYRMDYDSFSKARGLLEQAISYDPNFSLAYSYVALWYVFRIGEIGSPDPEGDAIAGARYAKEAIDRGGDDAFALAVYGHVQSFLLHDFQGARIALDRAIAAGPSSAMAWTMASATSGFLGDGPAALHQGEQGVRLSPLDARSFWHEGLFGQAHYVNGDYEQALEWVRGALNRNGLIRFNHRLLIATLGALGRREEAAEAARRYLEIQPGFRISSYAPRCPFRGEALDTWLGHLRSAGLPD